Proteins from one Bacteroides mediterraneensis genomic window:
- a CDS encoding hybrid sensor histidine kinase/response regulator transcription factor has protein sequence MKNTLTFLFLLILSLSLHAEKLRYKFEQVTPVSGISFTGVTCVHEDKNGFIWAGGETGLFFYDGMNFKHYQQEEIYDSGLPYNQIFDIAVDSNNVLWVGTSNGLVYFDPIDDEFRNIDLFDGKRVDKFVQFSENKYIVLVNKKLCIYDSKSATINFLKNQPENISTFHLFSDCNILVGTEEGEVGYVDLSDSIQFKHIYRNHEDKITAICRDNEWLYLGYENSGIEVINTAGNLMHSYNIDAQEGNLRIPSNNVRAIVKRDNGEIWIGTYDGLAILSGDDVSVFNNVNSSLPSSSIYDIFIDSKNNIWLGTWSGGLARYSPESYRFGGEIYYLNNKTKVGVVTSFVSSKYMKCIWVGTENNGLYLYDYSSSDFIKRIYPVPFHIKTLLRHENKILIGAVEGVWEFDEYSGNMAKINIRSFANISPIVSSMLIKNDILYIATRSCGILEYNLKTNEEVLYSTVNNTLNYDAVWQLYVDNQNNVYACTNRGFVVKKGNSKIFEEVDIAGNIGKVLFYCVIPLNYEELLLGSRNKGIFVYNIPSGKLKPFTVKTQMDGVDVYSLMSLGKSGVWASTNKGIIDICKEGENIYRYDEADGVIGCQFHPLSSCLLEDGTAFWGSTVGFNYININSIRVNSLKPQVFPVSIKINNHLLSTLDEVKVNSNYVPDIREMEMPYYLNSLSFCVSTNNLLNSVKNKLKYRLEGYQDEWTTIQQSENIIFTQVPPGKYTLCVYGANNDMVWGDKELRIKIFIHPPFYATGYAYLVYFILTVVLLYFIYRNIKFRVRALQEISSERNQSRINKAIAEERTKFFMNISHELRTPLNLIVAPMKILREKHFDKETMFHLDVIYRNTERLRHLTEQILDFRLLEMDKMKANKKNTDLVPLCKDIISEFDYFVKKKNVNLNFSSDSLMRYVNCDSRMIEKVIYNLLSNAFKYTGNDPEITLDLKKVKLSEDSYKGMFYVGNRFYGLALQISVSDNGDGIESDKFEAIFERFNTYHNENQDGSGIGLHLCKEYVALHDGNIMLRSEKGIGSSFIVCLPLITDENQQESSAPILISQKQTDVDNIVPDNGEIPVEVNSNSKTVLIIEDNDEVVFYLKKSLSARYRCLIAKNGKAGFEMATSVIPDIIVMDYMMPLMDGTECTKSIRENSKTRNIPIIVLSGAADIESQRRIINAGADIFLTKPVDEDLLMEHISKLLAKAAKLNDIIYDAVPQSFMDKLDFYISRNIKDPDFDVEALAACLHLSRSSLFRRIKAETGYNISEYLREKRLLMAIELINSGHTNVEELSLSCGFNSSSYFCKCFKTKYGVPPKEYIKSRN, from the coding sequence GTGAAAAATACATTGACCTTTTTGTTCCTTTTAATTCTTTCGTTAAGTTTGCATGCAGAGAAGTTGCGTTACAAGTTTGAACAGGTGACTCCTGTCTCTGGAATATCATTTACAGGAGTAACATGTGTCCATGAAGATAAAAATGGTTTTATTTGGGCTGGTGGTGAGACAGGACTTTTCTTCTATGATGGAATGAACTTCAAACATTATCAGCAGGAGGAAATATATGATTCAGGTCTTCCTTATAATCAGATTTTTGATATCGCTGTGGATAGTAACAATGTCCTTTGGGTTGGAACATCAAATGGACTTGTCTATTTTGATCCGATTGATGATGAGTTTCGTAATATTGATTTGTTTGATGGTAAGCGGGTAGATAAATTTGTACAATTTTCTGAAAACAAGTATATTGTCTTAGTAAATAAGAAATTATGTATCTATGATAGTAAGTCAGCAACTATTAACTTTTTAAAGAATCAGCCTGAAAATATTTCAACTTTTCACTTGTTTTCGGATTGTAATATTCTCGTTGGTACAGAGGAAGGTGAAGTCGGTTATGTTGATTTATCTGATTCAATACAATTTAAACATATATATAGAAATCATGAAGATAAAATAACAGCTATTTGTCGCGATAATGAATGGTTGTATTTAGGATATGAAAATAGTGGGATAGAAGTAATAAATACAGCTGGAAATCTGATGCATTCGTATAATATAGATGCACAAGAAGGAAATTTGAGAATACCTAGCAATAATGTCAGAGCTATAGTTAAAAGAGATAATGGTGAAATTTGGATTGGTACATACGACGGCTTGGCTATATTGTCTGGAGATGATGTGTCGGTTTTTAATAATGTAAACAGTAGTTTGCCTTCAAGTAGTATTTATGATATATTTATTGATTCTAAAAATAATATATGGTTAGGGACATGGTCTGGTGGACTGGCAAGATATTCTCCTGAATCTTATCGTTTTGGTGGTGAAATATATTATTTAAACAATAAGACGAAAGTTGGAGTAGTAACATCTTTTGTTTCATCCAAATATATGAAATGTATATGGGTTGGTACAGAAAATAATGGCTTGTATCTTTATGATTATTCTTCATCGGATTTTATTAAACGGATTTATCCTGTTCCTTTTCATATAAAGACTTTACTGAGACATGAAAATAAAATTCTTATAGGAGCTGTTGAGGGGGTATGGGAATTTGATGAATATTCTGGAAATATGGCAAAAATAAATATTAGGTCCTTTGCTAACATATCTCCTATAGTATCTAGTATGCTGATTAAGAATGACATTCTTTATATAGCTACAAGAAGTTGCGGTATATTGGAATATAATCTTAAGACTAATGAGGAGGTACTATATTCTACCGTAAATAATACTCTAAATTATGATGCTGTCTGGCAATTATATGTAGATAACCAAAATAATGTTTATGCTTGTACTAATAGGGGATTCGTTGTAAAAAAAGGAAATAGTAAAATTTTTGAAGAAGTAGATATTGCCGGTAATATTGGGAAAGTACTTTTCTATTGTGTTATTCCGTTAAATTATGAAGAACTATTATTAGGGTCTCGTAATAAAGGCATTTTTGTTTATAATATTCCGTCTGGAAAATTAAAACCATTTACGGTTAAAACGCAAATGGATGGAGTAGATGTTTATTCTTTGATGTCGTTGGGGAAGAGTGGAGTTTGGGCTTCTACTAATAAAGGAATTATTGATATTTGTAAAGAAGGAGAAAATATCTATAGATATGATGAGGCGGATGGAGTAATAGGATGTCAATTTCACCCTCTTTCTAGTTGTTTGCTTGAAGATGGTACAGCTTTTTGGGGATCTACTGTTGGATTTAACTATATAAATATAAACAGTATAAGGGTTAATTCGTTAAAGCCGCAGGTTTTTCCGGTTAGTATAAAGATTAATAATCATTTATTGTCTACTTTGGATGAAGTAAAAGTCAATTCAAATTATGTTCCAGATATAAGGGAAATGGAAATGCCTTATTATCTTAATTCGTTATCTTTCTGTGTTTCTACCAATAATTTGCTTAATTCTGTGAAGAATAAATTGAAATATAGATTGGAAGGTTATCAGGATGAGTGGACTACTATACAACAGTCTGAAAATATTATTTTTACTCAGGTTCCTCCGGGGAAATATACACTTTGTGTATATGGGGCAAATAATGACATGGTTTGGGGAGATAAGGAACTGAGAATAAAAATTTTTATACATCCGCCATTCTATGCAACAGGTTATGCTTATTTGGTTTATTTTATACTTACAGTTGTACTCTTATATTTTATATATAGGAATATAAAATTTAGAGTTAGAGCACTACAGGAAATTTCTTCAGAGCGGAATCAAAGCCGTATTAATAAAGCTATAGCAGAGGAAAGGACTAAATTCTTTATGAATATATCGCATGAACTTAGAACTCCTTTGAACCTTATTGTAGCGCCGATGAAGATACTCCGTGAGAAGCATTTTGACAAGGAAACTATGTTTCATCTTGATGTAATTTACAGAAATACAGAAAGATTAAGACATCTTACAGAGCAGATTCTTGATTTCCGGCTTCTGGAAATGGATAAAATGAAGGCAAATAAGAAGAATACAGACTTGGTTCCTTTGTGTAAGGATATTATAAGTGAGTTTGATTATTTCGTCAAAAAGAAGAATGTCAATCTTAATTTTTCTTCCGACTCATTGATGAGGTATGTAAATTGTGATTCTCGTATGATAGAAAAGGTGATATATAATTTATTGTCAAATGCATTTAAATATACAGGCAATGATCCTGAAATAACACTTGATCTTAAAAAAGTAAAACTTTCGGAAGACAGTTATAAAGGAATGTTCTATGTGGGAAACAGATTTTATGGTTTAGCTTTGCAAATTTCTGTTTCAGATAATGGCGATGGTATTGAGAGTGATAAATTTGAAGCAATATTTGAACGATTTAATACATATCATAACGAGAATCAGGATGGAAGTGGTATTGGTCTTCATTTGTGTAAGGAATATGTTGCTTTGCATGACGGTAATATAATGCTTCGTTCAGAAAAAGGAATAGGAAGTTCATTTATAGTTTGTCTGCCTTTGATTACAGATGAAAATCAGCAGGAATCGTCTGCTCCTATATTGATTTCTCAAAAGCAGACGGATGTGGATAACATAGTGCCTGATAATGGAGAAATACCAGTTGAAGTGAATTCTAATTCTAAAACAGTATTAATTATAGAGGATAATGATGAAGTAGTTTTTTATCTCAAGAAATCTCTTTCTGCTAGATACAGATGTCTAATAGCCAAAAACGGTAAGGCTGGTTTTGAAATGGCGACAAGTGTTATTCCAGATATTATAGTAATGGATTACATGATGCCTTTAATGGATGGAACTGAATGTACAAAATCAATTAGGGAGAATAGTAAAACAAGAAATATTCCAATTATTGTTCTTTCTGGTGCTGCAGATATTGAGAGTCAGAGAAGAATTATAAATGCTGGTGCTGATATTTTCCTCACAAAACCTGTAGATGAAGACTTGTTGATGGAGCATATTTCAAAATTATTGGCAAAGGCTGCAAAACTTAATGATATAATTTATGATGCGGTACCGCAGTCATTTATGGATAAACTTGATTTTTATATATCTAGAAATATCAAGGATCCTGATTTTGATGTTGAGGCGTTGGCTGCATGTCTGCATCTGAGCAGGAGTTCACTCTTCCGAAGGATAAAAGCAGAAACTGGGTATAATATTTCTGAGTATTTAAGGGAAAAACGTCTGCTAATGGCTATAGAACTTATAAATAGCGGACATACAAATGTTGAGGAATTATCATTGTCCTGCGGCTTCAATTCTTCTTCATATTTTTGTAAATGTTTTAAGACGAAATATGGAGTTCCGCCTAAGGAATATATAAAAAGTAGGAACTAA
- a CDS encoding TonB-dependent receptor encodes MKNMYYKFLKIKFISLLVFFSCASITQVLAQSKDIKGVVLDENSEPLIGASILIQGTGKGVITDFDGNFILKDVESDAKLVVSYVGYKDQVVKVGTQNYFKILMKSDQEMLDEVVVIGYGSMKKRDVTGAITSVNAKAIEEKQPLSVFDALQGEAPGVLVISNSGAPGEGSTVRVRGTSTFEAGVNPLYVVDGVQMDDISAINPNDIESMEILKDAASAAIYGSQSANGVVIITTKKGEKGKLKVSGRYSHSISTMAHTIPQSNAYEANVFYNLVNMGLNKGLELYTPFTTDSNNPTKNSNTFYQDELSRTAHTNQVDFSASSANETTSFYNSISYLDQQGIILNSWYKRLSVKSNFEFKPSDKWTFTTNFAYTYSKRNIVNESAMFYQGLRRPAHFSIYYPDGSHLFINSGYASPVAQALFRKNEPQTQSILFNETVKYHFNKYFNAQASVNGNYAVTRTKNFSPSSLSSSGLSSASDVTAIKRNYTAEFLLNYSREFLEKHSVNGILGTSVQDWYDENLKFAGKGHITESVPTVNAYEALDLVNTTTSATAHSMASFFTRLSYSYMSRYMMNFTMRADGSSRFINNRWGYFPSLSLGWRFSDEKFMKPLKRVLEDGKLRLSYGITGNERVGNYDSQIVYTFGGYLYDGMAGIRPSDTVGNPDLKWETTKQFNAGLDLSFGRFKAVLDYYYKYTDGLLYAMLLPTESGYNNMKANFGAVSNKGFEITVSGDVVRAADFKWNTAVNFSINKNTIEKLATEDYISGGGWLVAENNPIGQLYGYQALGVYAYDESNAYTEDFKTRLIPQFERDSYGNVIINSQGKPTLIGYTYPNGEVFEGTPAQMKYGNTVLKGGDIIWEEQTVDGVIDDNDRKVLGNGMPTCFFSWNNTFTWKDFSLNLNFYGSAGNKNYNALSQYLNGQGSNNNIPYPYRIHNAWAYPGAVTDIPVFIKTRSTYNQNLGGVNSLYVEDASFIRLQTLRLSYMFKKKNFKWLPVSNMNLWVYANNLFTWTNYSGWDPEISVSNVLQPGNDTGKFPRSREFGIGLNVNF; translated from the coding sequence ATGAAAAATATGTATTATAAATTTTTAAAGATTAAATTTATTTCTTTGTTAGTCTTTTTCTCTTGTGCTTCAATTACGCAAGTTCTTGCACAATCTAAAGACATAAAAGGTGTTGTTCTAGATGAAAATTCAGAGCCTCTAATTGGAGCTTCAATTTTAATTCAAGGAACAGGTAAGGGAGTTATCACAGATTTTGATGGAAATTTTATTTTAAAGGATGTAGAGTCTGATGCGAAATTAGTTGTATCTTATGTTGGATATAAAGATCAGGTAGTTAAAGTTGGAACACAGAATTATTTTAAAATTCTAATGAAATCTGATCAGGAAATGCTGGATGAAGTTGTAGTAATTGGTTATGGTTCTATGAAAAAAAGAGATGTAACAGGTGCTATAACTTCAGTAAATGCAAAAGCTATTGAAGAAAAACAGCCGCTTTCCGTTTTTGATGCTCTTCAAGGTGAAGCTCCAGGAGTATTGGTGATCAGTAATTCAGGTGCACCTGGTGAAGGTAGTACAGTTCGTGTTAGAGGTACATCTACTTTTGAAGCAGGCGTTAATCCATTATATGTGGTTGATGGAGTTCAGATGGATGATATTTCTGCAATTAATCCCAATGATATTGAATCAATGGAAATCTTAAAAGATGCTGCATCTGCAGCAATATATGGTTCTCAATCTGCAAATGGTGTAGTGATTATAACAACTAAAAAAGGTGAAAAAGGAAAACTTAAAGTAAGTGGTAGATATTCTCATAGTATTTCTACCATGGCACACACTATTCCTCAATCTAATGCGTATGAAGCTAATGTCTTTTATAATTTGGTAAATATGGGATTAAATAAAGGGCTAGAGCTTTATACTCCTTTTACTACTGATTCGAACAATCCAACCAAGAACTCTAATACTTTCTATCAGGATGAATTATCGAGAACAGCGCATACAAATCAGGTGGATTTCAGTGCAAGTTCTGCTAATGAGACTACTAGCTTCTATAATTCAATCAGTTATCTTGATCAGCAGGGTATTATTTTAAATTCTTGGTATAAACGTTTATCAGTCAAAAGTAATTTTGAATTTAAGCCTAGTGATAAATGGACATTTACAACTAATTTTGCTTATACGTATTCAAAAAGAAATATCGTAAATGAATCAGCAATGTTTTATCAAGGATTACGTCGTCCTGCACATTTCTCGATTTATTATCCGGATGGAAGTCATTTGTTCATAAATTCAGGTTATGCAAGCCCTGTAGCACAGGCTTTATTTAGAAAAAATGAACCTCAAACACAAAGTATATTATTTAATGAGACTGTTAAATATCATTTCAATAAATATTTTAATGCACAGGCTTCAGTTAATGGAAACTATGCTGTTACTCGTACGAAAAATTTCTCCCCATCATCACTTAGTTCCAGTGGCTTGTCGAGTGCTTCTGATGTAACGGCTATTAAGAGAAACTATACTGCTGAATTCTTGTTAAATTATAGTCGTGAGTTCCTGGAAAAACACAGCGTTAATGGTATTCTTGGAACTTCTGTTCAGGATTGGTATGATGAAAATCTGAAATTTGCAGGTAAGGGTCATATTACAGAGTCTGTACCTACCGTTAATGCATATGAAGCTTTGGATCTTGTAAATACAACAACTTCAGCGACTGCTCATTCAATGGCAAGTTTTTTTACCCGATTGTCATATAGTTATATGAGCCGTTATATGATGAATTTTACAATGAGAGCTGATGGATCATCCAGATTTATTAATAATCGTTGGGGGTATTTCCCGTCATTATCTTTGGGTTGGAGATTCTCTGATGAGAAATTTATGAAACCCCTCAAAAGAGTACTTGAAGATGGTAAACTTCGATTGAGTTACGGTATTACAGGTAATGAACGAGTAGGAAATTATGATTCTCAGATTGTTTATACGTTTGGAGGATATCTGTATGATGGTATGGCAGGAATCAGACCTTCCGATACTGTAGGTAATCCGGATTTGAAATGGGAAACTACAAAACAGTTTAATGCCGGTTTGGATTTGTCTTTCGGTAGATTCAAGGCTGTATTGGATTATTATTATAAATATACAGACGGATTGCTTTATGCAATGCTTCTTCCAACAGAATCTGGTTACAATAATATGAAAGCTAACTTTGGAGCTGTATCGAATAAAGGTTTTGAAATCACAGTTTCAGGTGATGTTGTTAGAGCAGCAGACTTCAAGTGGAATACTGCTGTGAATTTTTCAATAAATAAGAATACAATTGAAAAACTGGCAACAGAAGATTATATATCCGGAGGTGGATGGTTAGTAGCTGAGAATAATCCTATAGGACAATTGTATGGATATCAAGCTTTGGGAGTTTATGCATATGATGAATCCAATGCTTATACAGAGGACTTTAAAACAAGGCTTATCCCACAATTTGAACGTGATTCTTATGGTAATGTCATAATAAATTCCCAAGGAAAACCAACACTGATTGGTTATACATATCCAAATGGTGAGGTATTTGAAGGTACACCTGCCCAAATGAAGTATGGAAATACTGTTCTAAAAGGAGGAGATATAATATGGGAAGAACAAACTGTAGATGGGGTTATTGATGATAATGACAGAAAAGTTTTGGGGAACGGTATGCCTACCTGTTTCTTTTCATGGAACAATACATTTACCTGGAAGGATTTTTCATTGAATCTTAATTTCTATGGAAGTGCAGGAAACAAAAATTATAATGCTCTTAGTCAATATTTGAATGGTCAGGGATCAAATAATAATATTCCTTACCCATATAGAATACATAACGCTTGGGCATATCCAGGTGCTGTGACAGATATACCTGTATTTATAAAAACCAGAAGTACTTATAATCAGAATCTGGGTGGAGTCAATTCTTTGTATGTTGAGGATGCCAGCTTTATAAGACTGCAAACGTTAAGATTGTCTTATATGTTTAAGAAGAAAAACTTTAAATGGCTTCCCGTTTCAAATATGAATTTATGGGTGTATGCCAACAATTTGTTTACATGGACAAATTACAGCGGTTGGGACCCAGAAATTAGTGTGTCTAATGTTTTACAACCTGGTAATGATACAGGTAAGTTCCCTCGTTCCAGGGAATTTGGTATTGGATTAAATGTAAATTTCTAA
- a CDS encoding RagB/SusD family nutrient uptake outer membrane protein — MYKYIFLLLLSAFVSSCENFLTKETITDLPADGFPSNEKDAEGLITGMYDAIQDALETNYFYWGEYRSDAIERNRNNGDLNLFYNTLSPTHATSNWNSLYKIILSANVAIKYIPALNDGDEANKSSMLAEALTARAWMYFYAVRVWGRVPLITEPYENKEGQQLYYPRADLDLVYTQIENDLKQAVNLFGVTAPTSCYRISRGVASAILTDFYMWKKDYSNAILASDYFANTSTNPYAYANSDTWKQIFINPASSKENIFVLYWDYTSDGEQGIVKQIGGGQQSNAQVKISRTVWNKFVNRKEWDPRFALSLDTLHLYNGVGTLDENSYDMINDNMGIADDYCTKWLELDPLTGEYPKIVASDADYEIPFYRYSGIMLLRAEAYARRNEGNDLNEAISIINQIRQRFSTEHNLTGSETQTELIDIIDEERLLELWCEGTRWFDLARRGDLKEVMDQVFINERGIPEGFGDEQYILWPIHQSAFSANPELVGDQNPGYVEG; from the coding sequence ATGTATAAATATATTTTTTTATTATTACTGAGTGCATTTGTTTCATCTTGTGAGAACTTTTTAACAAAGGAAACGATAACAGATTTACCTGCCGATGGTTTCCCGTCTAATGAGAAAGATGCGGAAGGATTGATCACTGGTATGTATGATGCAATTCAGGATGCTTTGGAGACTAATTATTTTTATTGGGGTGAATATCGTTCTGATGCTATTGAGAGAAACAGAAATAATGGTGACTTAAATCTGTTTTATAATACATTGTCACCAACACATGCTACTTCAAATTGGAATAGTCTGTATAAAATTATTTTAAGTGCGAATGTGGCGATAAAATATATACCTGCATTAAATGATGGTGATGAAGCTAATAAATCAAGTATGTTGGCCGAAGCTTTAACGGCTCGTGCATGGATGTATTTTTATGCAGTAAGAGTTTGGGGAAGGGTACCCTTAATTACTGAACCATACGAGAACAAGGAAGGTCAGCAACTGTATTATCCTAGGGCAGATTTAGATTTGGTATATACGCAAATAGAAAATGATCTCAAACAAGCTGTCAATTTATTTGGTGTGACTGCACCGACTAGTTGTTACAGAATTTCCAGAGGTGTTGCCAGTGCAATATTAACAGACTTCTACATGTGGAAAAAAGATTATTCCAATGCTATTTTAGCTTCTGATTATTTTGCAAATACTTCTACAAATCCTTATGCGTATGCAAATTCTGATACATGGAAACAGATATTTATAAATCCTGCAAGTTCAAAAGAGAATATATTTGTTTTGTATTGGGATTATACAAGTGACGGTGAGCAGGGGATTGTTAAACAAATTGGTGGTGGACAACAAAGTAATGCCCAAGTAAAAATTTCGAGAACTGTCTGGAACAAATTTGTTAATCGTAAAGAATGGGATCCAAGATTTGCCTTGTCTTTAGATACATTGCATCTATATAATGGTGTTGGAACATTGGATGAAAATTCTTATGATATGATTAATGATAATATGGGAATTGCAGATGATTACTGTACGAAATGGCTTGAATTGGATCCTTTGACAGGTGAATATCCTAAGATAGTGGCTTCTGATGCAGATTATGAGATTCCATTCTACAGGTATTCAGGAATTATGTTGCTTAGAGCAGAAGCTTATGCTCGCCGTAATGAAGGAAATGATTTGAATGAAGCAATTTCAATAATAAACCAAATTCGTCAGCGTTTTTCAACTGAACATAACTTGACAGGAAGTGAAACTCAGACAGAGCTGATTGATATAATAGATGAGGAACGTTTGCTGGAATTATGGTGTGAAGGAACAAGATGGTTTGACCTCGCAAGACGTGGTGATTTAAAAGAAGTAATGGATCAGGTATTCATTAATGAAAGAGGTATTCCTGAAGGTTTTGGTGATGAGCAGTATATATTATGGCCAATTCATCAATCTGCTTTCTCTGCAAATCCAGAATTGGTTGGTGATCAGAACCCAGGTTATGTTGAAGGTTAA
- a CDS encoding fasciclin domain-containing protein, whose translation MKKNNLLSLGFSLILFSGCNMFGLELQENYDYDDSVFDSHTNMSVMDYMRTQPDMYSEMVEAIEYAGMESEYSNPENTYFVLTNNAFNTYFKNNRLLNPEYQEGSDDPKMETVIPSSITDYPQRDVQEFLKYHILIGNHNWDNLNSSTNEWIRTASYVENSPADTCLVLMGVQYADVAGGGCKININKWEGVEPDVEGTKPLQTSVSPLYSSLICTDGLVHVLDTYLKAPKKVVVDFYSSYQIK comes from the coding sequence ATGAAAAAAAATAATTTATTATCCTTAGGTTTTTCTCTTATTCTTTTTTCTGGTTGTAATATGTTTGGACTGGAATTACAAGAAAATTATGATTATGATGATAGTGTTTTTGACTCTCATACAAATATGAGTGTTATGGATTATATGCGTACCCAACCTGATATGTATTCTGAAATGGTGGAGGCTATAGAATATGCAGGAATGGAATCTGAATATTCCAATCCAGAGAATACTTATTTTGTATTAACTAATAATGCATTCAATACATATTTTAAGAACAACAGATTACTAAATCCTGAATATCAGGAAGGAAGTGATGATCCTAAAATGGAAACTGTTATTCCGTCTTCAATAACCGATTATCCCCAAAGAGATGTCCAAGAATTTCTTAAATATCATATATTGATAGGAAATCACAATTGGGATAATTTAAATTCATCTACAAATGAGTGGATAAGAACTGCCTCATATGTTGAAAATTCGCCTGCAGATACTTGTCTGGTTCTAATGGGAGTGCAATATGCTGATGTCGCTGGTGGTGGTTGTAAAATTAATATAAACAAATGGGAAGGAGTTGAGCCTGATGTAGAAGGAACAAAGCCTTTACAGACTTCTGTGAGTCCATTGTATTCTTCATTGATATGTACTGATGGGCTTGTCCATGTTTTGGATACTTATTTGAAAGCTCCTAAGAAGGTGGTAGTTGATTTTTATAGTAGTTATCAAATAAAATAG